The genomic stretch TGAGGCGGTGTTAGAGTAGGAAGTGACCAGATCGGCCGCGGTGGCATCCGCCGCGTACCATCCCGTGTCGCAGCTGCCGGTCGAGTATTTCGTGGCGCAGGACGCCGACGAAACGCACGGGTAATACGTTCCGAACGCCGCGTCGTATACCGCCCCGACGGAGTTCACGTGCGAGATGCAGGCGGGCCAGCCCATCGAATCGCAGTAGCCTTCGTTCCCCGAGGAGGCGAAGATGCTGATGCCCGCGGCGGCCGCATTCGCCGCGGCGGCGGTCATCAACGGGCTGGCGCTGTCGCAGGCGGAGTAGTATCTCCCGCCCCCAAAACTCGTGCTGATGATCACGATCGGGTTCGCGGCGTTGTCATACTGGTGCGTGATGCACCAGTCCCAGGCGCTGATCATATCCGCCTCGTCGGCGCTCCCGGAACCGTCGGGGGATATCTTCAACGCGTACAGCCTCGCGTTCGGCGCCACCCCGCCGATGTAATCGCCCGTGGCGCCGATGGTCCCCGCCGCAATCCCGGCGCAGCAGGTTCCATGCCCCTGCGTATCCATCGGGTTCGCGTCGCCGTTCCCATAGTCATACCCGCCGATCACCTTGCTGTTCGGGAACCCGCCGTTTCCCAGCATCGGGTGCGTGTAGTCGATCCCCGTGTCGCAGATGGCGATCGAAACGCCCGTCCCGTCGTAGATGCTCCGCACCGCGGAGGCGCGCATCAGCGGGATCCCCTGGGAGAGATGCGCATCGAGAACTCGATTCCGGCCGATCGAAAGAACCTCCTCGCGCTCGATTAGTCCCCGGAGGCCCTCAACGGTCGTCTCCGCGGCGAAACCGAACAGGTAGGTGAAGGTCCGCGTAATGGAGACCTCCTCGGGATCGAGAGAGGCGATCACCCTGTCCTGCGCCGCTTCCGCCGCCGCCCGCAGCGCCGGGCGTTCCGCTATCTCCGCGATTCCGGCGAGGCGGTTCGTTCCCGCGGGTTCGCGCAGGGTCACGAGTACGCGGGACACCGGCGCGCCGGAGAAGAAATCGTCCAGGGGGGAATTGTCCGCGGAGATCTTGGAACTTTCGGAGAGCGTGCGCAGCAGTTCCGGGGTCGCTGAGAGCGGCGCGCAAGGGTTACTACAGAATCCCGCGATGCACAGAGCCGCCGCCGCTCGAATATGCGTTTTCGATGCGCCCGGCATAGTACGCTCCCGTGCGTCCGCAGACCCGTTATCGATGAGATATCAGTACAATGTAGCTCGTCGCGGCGCGTTCGGCAATACGCCGAATATTTCGCTCCCACACGCGGCGGCCATCCTTTGTATCGCCCTGTTCGCACAAGAGGGTACCCTCCCGAGCCGTGCCCGCCGCGAGACAGCGTCGTCCCGCAAAGCATGCTCCCACTCGCAGGAAGGGCGGAGATGCCGGTTTCGCCGTCGGTTCCATTGAAACCGTGGAGCACGCTGAAGCCGCTCCCGCCCTTGTCAACCGCCCCGTCCGGGTGCTATCATTCGTCTCCGATCCGGGAGCGCGGTCCGCGGCTGCGGCCGCGGCGGAGGGGGAAGCGGCTGGATGAAGAAACGCACGCGGGCCGTACTGGGGATCGCCCTTGCCCTATGCTGTCTCGCCGTGGCGTTCCGCGGCGTCAACTTCGGCGCCCTCTGGGAGGCCCTCGCCCATGCCGAGTACCGGTGGCTCTTCCCGGCGATGGCGTGCGTGTCGGTCTCGATGCTCTTCAGGGTGTTCCGCTGGGGATGTCTCCTCTCGCCGACGAAGCGCATCGGCTTCATGGATCTCTTCTCGGCCATCAGCATCTGCTTCATGGCCAACAACGTCCTGCCCGCCCGAAGCGGCGAGGTCATCCGCGCCGTGCTCATCGGGAAGAAACACGGCGTGAGCATCGGCACAGTGCTCGCCACGGTGGTGCTCGAACGGGTGTCCGACGCCCTGTGCGTGATGGGGATCTTTCTCTTCCTCGTCTTCTCGATCACCTTCAGCCCCGAACTGGAGTACCTCAAACACCTCGCCCTCGTGCTCGTGGCCGGCTACCTCGGGGTCCTGGCGCTCCTGATCGCCGCCAGGGTGTACCCCGCGGCCGTCGAGGGCGGGACGCACCGTCTCCTGGTCCGGCTCTCGCCCGGACTCGCCCTGCGGGCCCGCGCCGCCGTCGCCTCGTTCGTGCGGGGGCTGAGCGTCCTCAGGGACGGCGCCCAGGTCGCCCTGGTCGTGGCGCACTCGGTCCTGGTCTGGGCGGCGATAATAGGGACCTACTACTTCATCAACCGCGCCTTCGGGGTGCGCGGCCTCGGCCTGACCGGCTACGCCCTCCTCCTGTCGATGCTCTCCCTCGCCGTGATGGTCCCCAGCCCGGGCTACCTGGGCTCGTTCCAGCTCGCCTACCGGAAGGCGCTCACCGTCTTCGGGCACGCGGCCAACACCGCGCTCGCCGGCGGCTGGATCGCGTGGGGCTCGCAGTATATCTTCATCAACCTCGTCGGGGTCATCTGTCTCTGGCGCGAGGGGGTGAGCTTCCGCGCGCTGGAGCGCGAGGAGGAGGCGGTCGAGGAGGAGATCGGGCACGATGCGGATACGTCCACGGAAAGGAGCGTGTGATTCTCGATGAAAAAGATGCTGCGTAACCTTCGGCAGTCGGTTGACTACATCCACGCCGTCACGGACATCCAGCCCCAGATCGCCCTGGTGCTGGGGTCGGGCCTTGGTGCCATCGTGCGCGACATCAAGAACCCAGTGAAGATATCCTACGAGAACATCCCGCATTTCCCCATGGCCTCGGTCGAGGGGCACGCGGGCGAACTCGTGCTCGGCACCCTCTGCGGCAGGCGCGTGGTCACGATGTCGGGCCGGTTCCACTACTACGAGGGGCACTCGCTCGCCGACATCACCTACCCGGTGCGCGTGATGAAGTTCCTCGGGGCTCCGGTCCTCCTCGTCACGAACGCCGCGGGGGCCATCAACCGCGGGTTCAAGGTGGGCGACTTCATGCTCATCACGGACCATATCAACAACTTCAAGCAGGACCCGCTCCGCGGCGAGCACTCCGACGAGCTCGGC from Chlamydiota bacterium encodes the following:
- a CDS encoding flippase-like domain-containing protein gives rise to the protein MKKRTRAVLGIALALCCLAVAFRGVNFGALWEALAHAEYRWLFPAMACVSVSMLFRVFRWGCLLSPTKRIGFMDLFSAISICFMANNVLPARSGEVIRAVLIGKKHGVSIGTVLATVVLERVSDALCVMGIFLFLVFSITFSPELEYLKHLALVLVAGYLGVLALLIAARVYPAAVEGGTHRLLVRLSPGLALRARAAVASFVRGLSVLRDGAQVALVVAHSVLVWAAIIGTYYFINRAFGVRGLGLTGYALLLSMLSLAVMVPSPGYLGSFQLAYRKALTVFGHAANTALAGGWIAWGSQYIFINLVGVICLWREGVSFRALEREEEAVEEEIGHDADTSTERSV
- a CDS encoding S8 family serine peptidase, giving the protein MSRVLVTLREPAGTNRLAGIAEIAERPALRAAAEAAQDRVIASLDPEEVSITRTFTYLFGFAAETTVEGLRGLIEREEVLSIGRNRVLDAHLSQGIPLMRASAVRSIYDGTGVSIAICDTGIDYTHPMLGNGGFPNSKVIGGYDYGNGDANPMDTQGHGTCCAGIAAGTIGATGDYIGGVAPNARLYALKISPDGSGSADEADMISAWDWCITHQYDNAANPIVIISTSFGGGRYYSACDSASPLMTAAAANAAAAGISIFASSGNEGYCDSMGWPACISHVNSVGAVYDAAFGTYYPCVSSASCATKYSTGSCDTGWYAADATAADLVTSYSNTASFLTLCAPSNRASTTDISGAGGYASGGYYTSFGGTSAACPYAAGAAACLQSAAAALTGDFLSTAEVRLLLTANGDPVEDDKIAITTPRVNLLAAVEAIAPAAWTYPLKLNCQAAGSAPSGFRPTPEVPFYSWIRYGWLP
- a CDS encoding purine-nucleoside phosphorylase codes for the protein MKKMLRNLRQSVDYIHAVTDIQPQIALVLGSGLGAIVRDIKNPVKISYENIPHFPMASVEGHAGELVLGTLCGRRVVTMSGRFHYYEGHSLADITYPVRVMKFLGAPVLLVTNAAGAINRGFKVGDFMLITDHINNFKQDPLRGEHSDELGPRFVDMTYTYDRDLLALAERIGKRERIRLQKGVYLASTGPSYETPAEIRGYALIGADAAGMSTIPEVIVARQMQMRVLGISCLTNMAAGVLERPLSHAEVIETTRRVKGDFIRFIKAIVKEIRV